In a genomic window of Streptomyces sp. NBC_01231:
- a CDS encoding inositol-3-phosphate synthase, giving the protein MGSVRVAIVGVGNCAASLVQGVEYYKDADPASKVPGLMHVQFGDYHVGDVEFVAAFDVDAKKVGLDLSDAIGASENNTIKICDVPNKGVPVQRGHTLDGLGKYYRETIEESAETPVDIVQILKDKQVDVLVCYLPVGSEDAAKFYAQCAIDAKVAFVNALPVFIAGTKEWADKFTEAGVPIVGDDIKSQVGATITHRVMAKLFEDRGVRLERTMQLNVGGNMDFKNMLERDRLESKKISKTQAVTSQIPDRDLGEKNVHIGPSDYVAWLDDRKWAYVRLEGRAFGDVPLNLEYKLEVWDSPNSAGVIIDALRAAKIAKDRGIGGPILSASSYFMKSPPVQYFDDEAYDNVEKFIKGEVER; this is encoded by the coding sequence ATGGGTTCGGTGCGCGTAGCCATCGTCGGCGTGGGCAACTGTGCCGCGTCGCTGGTGCAGGGAGTCGAGTACTACAAGGACGCCGACCCGGCGTCGAAGGTCCCCGGCCTGATGCACGTCCAGTTCGGCGACTACCACGTCGGTGACGTCGAGTTCGTCGCCGCCTTCGACGTCGACGCCAAGAAGGTCGGACTCGACCTCTCGGACGCCATCGGTGCCAGCGAGAACAACACCATCAAGATCTGCGACGTCCCGAACAAGGGCGTCCCGGTCCAGCGTGGCCACACCCTCGACGGCCTCGGCAAGTACTACCGCGAGACCATCGAGGAGTCCGCCGAGACCCCGGTCGACATCGTCCAGATCCTGAAGGACAAGCAGGTCGACGTCCTCGTCTGCTATCTGCCCGTCGGCTCCGAGGACGCGGCGAAGTTCTACGCCCAGTGCGCCATCGACGCCAAGGTCGCCTTCGTCAACGCTCTTCCTGTCTTCATCGCGGGCACCAAGGAGTGGGCGGACAAGTTCACCGAGGCGGGCGTCCCGATCGTCGGCGACGACATCAAGTCGCAGGTCGGCGCCACGATCACGCACCGCGTGATGGCAAAGCTGTTCGAGGACCGCGGTGTCCGTCTTGAGCGCACCATGCAGCTCAACGTCGGCGGCAACATGGACTTCAAGAACATGCTGGAGCGCGACCGCCTCGAGTCCAAGAAGATCTCGAAGACCCAGGCCGTCACCTCGCAGATCCCCGATCGCGACCTGGGCGAGAAGAACGTCCACATCGGTCCCTCGGACTACGTGGCGTGGCTCGACGACCGCAAGTGGGCGTACGTCCGTCTCGAGGGCCGTGCGTTCGGTGACGTCCCGCTGAACCTGGAGTACAAGCTCGAGGTCTGGGACTCCCCGAACTCCGCCGGGGTCATCATCGACGCGCTGCGCGCCGCGAAGATCGCCAAGGACCGCGGCATCGGCGGCCCGATCCTTTCGGCGTCCTCGTACTTCATGAAGTCCCCGCCGGTCCAGTACTTCGACGACGAGGCCTACGACAACGTCGAGAAGTTCATCAAGGGCGAGGTCGAGCGCTAG
- a CDS encoding MFS transporter: MPVVRDLRVLLRLRNFRRLLVVRLLSQGADGVYQIALAAYVVFSPEKQTSATAIASAMAILLLPYSLVGPFAGVLLDRWRRRQVFVYGNLVRALMASATAVLIVSDVPDWLFYVSALCVTAVNRFILAGLSAALPRVVDAERLVIANSLSPTAGTLAATVGGGLAFVVRLAVADSDAAVVLLGAGLYLCGALASLRIAPELLGPDRELVQPRLSAALTGTARALTAGVRHLSAPSRREATWALVAMSLMRFCYGALFVMVLMLCRYTLTSGPDDGLALLGLALGFSGAGFFAAAVVTPWAADRYGPGRWIVICAAAAAVLEPVLGLPFATAPILVAAFVLGLITQGAKIATDTIVQSSVDDGFRGRIFSVYDVLFNVAFVGAAGVAALMLPPDGRSVPLVITVAAVYGLVGVLFHVKQHPSAQPSSSS; the protein is encoded by the coding sequence ATGCCTGTCGTGCGTGATCTGCGCGTCCTGCTCCGTCTCCGGAACTTCCGACGTCTGCTCGTCGTGCGCCTGCTCTCCCAGGGCGCCGACGGTGTCTACCAGATCGCGCTCGCCGCCTACGTCGTCTTCTCTCCCGAGAAGCAGACCTCCGCCACCGCCATCGCCTCTGCGATGGCGATCCTGTTGCTCCCGTACTCCCTGGTGGGCCCGTTCGCCGGTGTCCTCCTGGACCGTTGGCGCCGCCGCCAGGTCTTTGTGTACGGCAACCTGGTGCGCGCCCTGATGGCATCGGCCACGGCCGTCCTGATCGTCAGCGATGTTCCCGACTGGCTCTTCTACGTCTCCGCGCTGTGCGTCACCGCTGTCAACCGCTTCATCCTGGCCGGCCTGTCCGCCGCGCTGCCCCGGGTCGTCGACGCCGAGCGACTGGTGATCGCCAACTCCCTCTCCCCGACCGCCGGAACTCTCGCCGCGACGGTCGGTGGCGGCCTCGCCTTCGTCGTACGGCTGGCGGTAGCGGATTCCGATGCGGCCGTGGTGCTCCTGGGGGCCGGACTGTATCTGTGCGGAGCTCTCGCGTCGTTACGCATCGCACCGGAACTGCTGGGGCCCGACCGCGAGTTGGTACAGCCACGCCTGTCGGCAGCGCTCACCGGCACCGCCCGCGCCCTGACGGCGGGGGTGCGCCATCTCTCCGCGCCCTCACGCAGGGAGGCCACGTGGGCGCTCGTCGCGATGTCGTTGATGCGGTTCTGCTACGGCGCCCTGTTTGTCATGGTGCTGATGCTCTGCCGCTACACCCTGACGTCCGGTCCCGACGACGGTCTCGCCCTACTGGGGCTGGCATTGGGTTTTTCCGGCGCCGGGTTCTTCGCGGCTGCGGTCGTGACGCCATGGGCGGCGGACCGATACGGGCCCGGGCGCTGGATCGTCATCTGTGCCGCTGCGGCCGCGGTCCTGGAGCCCGTACTCGGCCTCCCGTTCGCCACAGCTCCCATACTCGTCGCAGCATTCGTCCTGGGACTGATCACCCAAGGCGCGAAGATCGCAACGGACACGATCGTGCAGTCCTCGGTCGATGACGGCTTCCGGGGCCGGATCTTCTCCGTCTACGACGTGCTCTTCAACGTCGCCTTCGTAGGCGCCGCGGGCGTCGCCGCCCTGATGCTGCCGCCGGATGGCCGCTCGGTGCCACTGGTGATCACGGTCGCCGCCGTCTATGGATTGGTCGGGGTGTTGTTTCACGTGAAACAACACCCCTCGGCACAACCGAGCTCGTCTTCGTAG
- a CDS encoding CCA tRNA nucleotidyltransferase, with protein sequence MPNANEDTSSALSQVQHRAVSELLRVAPVADDLARRFQEAGFSLALVGGSVRDALLGRLGNDLDFTTDARPEDVLKIVRPWADAVWEVGIAFGTVGAQKDGYQIEVTTYRSEAYDRTSRKPEVRYGDSIEEDLVRRDFTVNAMAVALPEKEFIDPHGGRDDLAARVLRTPGTPEESFSDDPLRMMRAARFAAQLDFEVAPEVVTAMKEMAGRIEIVSAERVRDELNKLILSTHPRKGLTLLVDSGLADHVLPELPALRLESDEHHRHKDVYEHTLIVLEQAIALEESGADLTLRLAALLHDIGKPRTRRFEKDGRVSFHHHEVVGAKMTKKRMTALKYSNDLVKEVSRLVELHLRFHGYGTGDWTDSAVRRYVRDAGPLLDRLHKLTRSDCTTRNKRKAAALSRAYDGLEERIAQLQEQEELDAIRPDLDGNQIMEILGISPGPAIGRAYQHMLELRLENGPMKHDEAVAALKEWWAEQG encoded by the coding sequence GTGCCGAACGCCAACGAAGACACCTCCAGTGCCCTGAGCCAGGTGCAGCACCGCGCGGTGAGTGAACTGCTGCGGGTCGCCCCTGTCGCCGACGATCTCGCCCGCCGCTTCCAGGAGGCCGGGTTCTCCCTCGCCCTGGTCGGCGGCTCGGTCCGGGACGCGTTGCTCGGCCGGCTCGGCAACGACCTGGACTTCACGACCGACGCCCGCCCCGAGGACGTACTGAAGATCGTCCGGCCGTGGGCGGACGCCGTGTGGGAGGTCGGGATCGCCTTCGGCACGGTCGGGGCGCAGAAGGACGGCTACCAGATCGAGGTGACCACGTACCGGTCGGAGGCGTACGACCGGACCTCACGCAAGCCCGAGGTGAGGTACGGCGACTCCATCGAGGAGGATCTGGTCCGTCGCGACTTCACTGTGAACGCGATGGCCGTCGCGCTGCCGGAGAAGGAGTTCATCGATCCGCACGGTGGGCGCGACGACCTCGCGGCGCGTGTGCTGCGTACTCCGGGCACGCCCGAGGAGTCCTTCTCGGACGACCCGCTGAGGATGATGCGGGCCGCGCGCTTCGCGGCCCAGCTCGACTTCGAGGTCGCCCCCGAGGTCGTCACGGCCATGAAGGAGATGGCCGGGCGCATCGAGATCGTCTCGGCCGAGCGGGTCCGGGACGAACTGAACAAGCTGATCCTGTCCACGCACCCGCGCAAGGGCCTGACGCTGCTGGTGGATTCCGGGCTTGCCGACCACGTGCTGCCCGAGCTTCCGGCGCTGCGCCTGGAGAGCGACGAGCACCACCGGCACAAGGACGTCTACGAGCACACGCTGATCGTTCTGGAGCAGGCGATCGCTCTGGAGGAGAGCGGCGCGGACCTGACCCTGCGTCTGGCCGCCCTGCTGCACGACATCGGCAAGCCGCGAACTCGTCGCTTTGAGAAGGACGGCAGGGTTTCCTTCCATCACCACGAGGTGGTCGGGGCGAAGATGACCAAGAAGCGCATGACCGCGCTGAAGTACTCCAACGACCTGGTGAAGGAGGTCTCGCGTCTCGTCGAACTCCACCTGCGCTTCCATGGCTACGGCACAGGTGACTGGACGGACTCCGCGGTCCGCCGCTATGTCCGTGACGCGGGCCCCCTGCTCGACCGCCTCCACAAGCTGACCCGCTCGGACTGCACGACGCGGAACAAGCGCAAGGCCGCTGCGCTCTCGCGGGCGTATGACGGCTTGGAGGAGCGGATCGCTCAGCTTCAGGAACAGGAGGAGCTGGACGCGATCCGTCCGGACCTCGACGGCAACCAGATCATGGAAATCCTGGGCATCAGCCCGGGCCCGGCCATCGGCCGTGCGTACCAGCACATGCTGGAGCTCCGGCTGGAGAACGGGCCCATGAAACACGATGAGGCGGTGGCCGCGCTCAAGGAGTGGTGGGCCGAGCAGGGCTGA
- a CDS encoding DUF6049 family protein produces MAEAADFQGTSASPARRWLRRTGALLAGAPLLAGLLQLPTATPARAADSGTVSVALDTLTPSAPTDGDTVIVSGTVTNTGKQAVTDAHVGLRVGPELTTRSAIDNATKNSNDMQAATGPEVGGKYIEKFSQLTPGVAEPFSISVPVDDLDLGDSGVYQLAVSLSGETSAQPWEQVLGMERTFLPWQSDEADTRTRTTYLWPLISTAHMTAETGSNEQQTPVFLNDDLAKEISPGGRLDQLLSLGKDLDVTWVIDPDLLASVDAMTRTYRVRSGDTTRAGTYQAVAKQWLAELQDAVAAKEVVALPFADPDLASLAHNGTSVTGSLSHLKEATDVAATTVRTVLHVTPSTDFAWPVEGAVDPSIVKVATSAGADKVIARSDSLQETGSLSYTPSAARPIGGGTTAVVADARLSTAFQGDLTKASASTLAVQNFLAQSLALDLQTHKQRSVVVAPQRMPSARQAQAMAEALTALQSSNWSESQELTAAAAAKPDAAATTTVPSTSRYPSSLRKQELTRSAFMAIATTQDKLDNFKVILSDQSRVVTPFGRAVNREMSTSWRGRATAARSFRSDVEAYVDELTDQVKLIDKSETKLSGRSATIPVTVQNNLVQGADHLVLRLTSLSPKRLEIGDDAYYEQPVEVSGGHSQTVKFPTTAKANGQARVVAQLYTEDGQVYGAPVRFDVKVTEFTATVMLVIGGGFLLLVLAGFRMYTQRKRAAARETEEDGPDETGEAVDAPENPDGGDDRLKGESDTRSRADDPQQPSDPAPDTAAESADPSGTGERVDR; encoded by the coding sequence GTGGCCGAGGCGGCAGACTTCCAGGGGACCAGTGCCTCACCTGCCCGCCGCTGGCTGCGGCGCACCGGAGCCCTGCTCGCCGGGGCGCCCCTGCTGGCCGGACTGCTGCAGCTGCCCACCGCCACACCCGCGCGGGCCGCCGACTCGGGCACCGTCTCCGTGGCCCTCGACACACTCACTCCCAGTGCCCCCACAGACGGCGACACAGTCATCGTGTCGGGCACGGTGACCAACACCGGCAAGCAGGCAGTCACGGACGCCCACGTGGGACTGCGGGTGGGCCCCGAGCTGACCACCCGCTCGGCCATCGACAACGCCACCAAGAACAGCAACGACATGCAGGCGGCCACCGGCCCGGAGGTCGGCGGCAAGTACATCGAGAAGTTCTCCCAGCTGACGCCAGGCGTCGCCGAGCCCTTCTCCATCTCGGTTCCGGTCGACGATCTGGACCTCGGCGACAGCGGCGTCTATCAACTCGCCGTCTCGCTCTCCGGGGAGACGTCCGCGCAGCCCTGGGAGCAGGTGCTCGGTATGGAGCGGACGTTCCTGCCGTGGCAGTCCGACGAGGCTGACACCCGGACAAGGACGACGTACCTGTGGCCCCTGATCTCCACCGCCCACATGACGGCGGAGACTGGGTCGAACGAGCAGCAGACGCCCGTCTTCCTCAACGACGACCTGGCCAAGGAGATCTCTCCGGGCGGCCGCCTCGATCAGCTCCTGTCACTGGGCAAGGACCTCGACGTCACCTGGGTGATCGACCCGGATCTGCTGGCATCCGTCGACGCGATGACCCGCACCTACCGGGTCAGGTCCGGTGACACGACCCGGGCGGGCACCTATCAGGCCGTCGCCAAGCAGTGGCTCGCCGAGCTGCAGGACGCGGTGGCGGCCAAGGAAGTCGTCGCCCTCCCCTTCGCCGACCCGGATCTCGCCTCCCTCGCGCACAACGGCACAAGCGTCACCGGCTCCCTCAGCCATCTCAAGGAGGCCACCGACGTCGCCGCCACCACGGTGCGCACCGTGCTCCACGTGACACCGAGCACCGACTTCGCCTGGCCGGTCGAGGGCGCGGTTGACCCGTCGATCGTGAAGGTCGCCACCTCCGCCGGCGCCGACAAGGTGATCGCGCGCAGCGACAGTCTGCAGGAGACGGGCAGCCTGTCGTACACGCCCTCGGCGGCCCGCCCCATCGGCGGCGGCACCACGGCGGTCGTCGCGGACGCGCGGCTGTCGACAGCGTTCCAGGGCGACCTGACGAAGGCCTCCGCCTCCACGCTCGCCGTGCAGAATTTCCTCGCCCAGAGCCTCGCCCTCGACCTTCAGACGCACAAGCAGCGCAGCGTCGTCGTCGCCCCGCAGCGCATGCCGTCGGCGCGCCAGGCCCAGGCGATGGCCGAGGCGCTGACCGCCCTGCAGAGCAGCAACTGGTCCGAGTCGCAGGAGCTCACCGCGGCGGCCGCCGCCAAGCCGGACGCGGCGGCCACCACGACCGTGCCGTCGACGTCCAGGTATCCCTCCTCGCTGCGCAAGCAGGAGCTGACTCGGTCGGCCTTCATGGCGATCGCGACCACGCAGGACAAGCTCGACAACTTCAAGGTGATCCTCAGCGATCAGTCCCGGGTGGTGACCCCCTTCGGGCGGGCCGTGAACCGCGAGATGTCCACGTCCTGGCGCGGCCGGGCCACAGCGGCGCGTTCCTTCCGGAGTGACGTCGAGGCGTACGTGGACGAGCTGACCGATCAGGTCAAGCTGATCGACAAGTCCGAGACCAAGCTCTCCGGGCGCAGCGCCACGATCCCGGTGACCGTGCAGAACAACCTGGTGCAGGGCGCGGACCACCTGGTGCTGCGGCTCACCTCACTGAGCCCGAAGCGCCTGGAGATCGGCGACGACGCCTACTACGAACAGCCTGTCGAGGTCTCCGGCGGTCACAGCCAGACGGTGAAGTTCCCCACGACGGCGAAGGCCAACGGTCAGGCCAGGGTGGTCGCCCAGCTGTACACGGAGGACGGACAGGTGTACGGCGCCCCCGTCAGGTTCGACGTGAAGGTCACGGAGTTCACGGCCACTGTGATGCTGGTCATCGGCGGCGGTTTCCTCCTGCTCGTTCTCGCCGGCTTCCGGATGTACACCCAGCGCAAGCGCGCGGCCGCCCGCGAGACCGAGGAGGACGGCCCCGACGAGACGGGCGAGGCCGTCGACGCCCCGGAGAACCCCGACGGCGGCGACGACCGTCTCAAGGGGGAGTCCGACACCAGGAGCCGGGCAGACGACCCGCAGCAGCCGAGTGACCCGGCACCGGACACCGCAGCGGAAAGCGCCGACCCTTCCGGCACGGGTGAGAGAGTGGACCGTTGA
- the murJ gene encoding murein biosynthesis integral membrane protein MurJ — MNAPYDGDRGEAAGGSGHPEGPPPQDGQVPPQSPADMYLQDAYDQDPYRAQDIYAQDPVAEALYDRAAHPPPAPGTYQPQQPLYAQPPQSPYAPDPHLWAQTPAPEPEGPTQYLPYGDDPRTTQFVGVDDLVTQAGEERHEPDAFAHLFRDQQQGGYPASELPSAPGPAAASSVQVPAPQYQAPAAPAPAPDQTMELGTAAVVAPAPPAKKSGKAAGLLKSSAVMAAGTMVSRLTGFIRSALIVAALGLGLLGDSFQVAYQLPTMIYILTVGGGLNSVFVPQLVRAMKEDEDGGQAFANRLLTLVMVVLAALTGLAMFAAPLLVRMLSNPVAGNPAANEVAITFTRYFLPSIFFMGIHVVMGQILNARGKFGAMMWTPVLNNIVIIVTLGTFIWVYGTSANSQMSVTSIPPEGQRLLGIGVFLGLVVQALAMIPYLRETGFRMRLRFDWKGHGLGKAAMLAKWTILFVLANQAGALVVTQLSTASGIDSGVKGTGFAAYANAQLIWGLPQAIITVSLMAALLPRISRSAAEDDPGAVRDDISQGLRTTAVAIVPIAFGFLALGIPMCTLIFGSSGISEATNMGYMLMAFALGLIPYSVQYVVLRAFYAYEDTRTPFYNTVIVAAVNASASALCYVVLPPRWAVVGMSASYGLAYAIGVGVAWNRLRKRLGGDLDGNRVLRTYARLCIASVPAALLSGAACYGIAHSLGQGVLGSFAALIAGGAVLLGVFFVAARRMRIEELNSLVGMVRGRLGR; from the coding sequence ATGAACGCGCCGTACGACGGTGACCGCGGCGAGGCCGCGGGCGGCTCGGGCCACCCCGAGGGCCCGCCGCCTCAGGACGGCCAGGTCCCGCCGCAGTCCCCCGCCGACATGTACCTCCAGGACGCCTACGACCAGGACCCCTACCGCGCGCAGGACATCTACGCCCAGGATCCGGTCGCCGAGGCGCTCTACGACCGCGCCGCACACCCACCGCCGGCCCCGGGCACGTACCAGCCGCAGCAGCCCCTGTACGCCCAGCCTCCCCAGTCGCCGTACGCCCCTGACCCACACCTGTGGGCACAGACCCCGGCGCCCGAGCCGGAGGGCCCGACCCAGTACCTGCCGTACGGCGACGATCCCCGCACCACCCAGTTCGTGGGTGTCGACGATCTGGTGACCCAGGCCGGCGAAGAGCGCCACGAGCCGGATGCCTTCGCGCATCTCTTCCGGGACCAGCAGCAGGGCGGCTACCCGGCCTCGGAACTCCCGTCGGCGCCGGGTCCGGCGGCGGCCTCGAGTGTTCAGGTACCGGCACCGCAGTACCAGGCCCCCGCGGCCCCCGCGCCCGCGCCCGATCAGACCATGGAACTCGGGACCGCGGCCGTCGTGGCTCCGGCACCGCCCGCGAAGAAGAGCGGGAAGGCCGCGGGTCTGCTGAAGTCGAGCGCCGTCATGGCGGCCGGCACGATGGTCTCCCGCCTCACCGGCTTCATCCGCTCGGCGCTGATCGTGGCGGCACTGGGCCTCGGCCTGCTCGGCGACTCCTTCCAGGTCGCGTACCAGCTGCCGACGATGATCTACATCCTGACCGTCGGCGGTGGCCTCAACTCCGTCTTCGTGCCGCAGCTCGTTCGGGCGATGAAAGAGGACGAGGACGGCGGCCAGGCCTTTGCGAACCGCCTGCTGACGCTGGTGATGGTGGTCCTGGCCGCACTCACCGGTCTCGCGATGTTCGCGGCGCCCCTGCTGGTTCGTATGCTGTCGAACCCGGTTGCCGGCAATCCGGCGGCCAACGAGGTCGCCATCACCTTCACCCGTTACTTCCTGCCCTCGATCTTCTTCATGGGCATTCACGTGGTGATGGGGCAGATCCTCAACGCCCGCGGGAAGTTCGGCGCGATGATGTGGACCCCGGTCCTGAACAACATCGTCATCATCGTGACACTCGGCACGTTCATCTGGGTGTACGGCACGTCGGCGAACTCCCAGATGAGCGTGACGAGCATTCCGCCGGAGGGCCAGCGGCTCCTCGGTATCGGCGTCTTCCTCGGCCTGGTCGTCCAAGCGCTCGCGATGATCCCGTACCTGCGTGAGACCGGCTTCAGGATGCGGCTGCGGTTCGACTGGAAGGGCCACGGTCTCGGCAAGGCCGCCATGCTCGCCAAGTGGACCATTCTTTTCGTCCTGGCCAACCAGGCGGGTGCGCTCGTCGTCACCCAGTTGTCCACAGCCTCCGGCATCGACTCGGGGGTCAAGGGCACCGGCTTCGCCGCCTACGCCAACGCCCAGCTGATCTGGGGCCTGCCGCAGGCCATCATCACCGTCTCCCTGATGGCCGCCCTGCTGCCGCGCATCTCCCGCTCCGCGGCGGAGGACGACCCCGGAGCCGTCCGCGACGACATCTCGCAGGGCCTGCGGACCACCGCTGTCGCCATCGTGCCGATCGCCTTCGGCTTCCTCGCGCTCGGCATCCCGATGTGCACGCTGATCTTCGGCTCCTCAGGCATCAGCGAGGCCACGAACATGGGGTACATGCTGATGGCCTTCGCCCTCGGCTTGATCCCGTACTCGGTGCAGTACGTCGTCCTGCGCGCCTTCTACGCCTACGAGGACACCCGCACCCCCTTCTACAACACGGTGATAGTGGCCGCGGTCAACGCGAGCGCCTCGGCGCTCTGCTACGTCGTACTGCCGCCCCGCTGGGCGGTGGTGGGCATGTCCGCCTCGTACGGTCTGGCCTACGCGATCGGTGTCGGTGTCGCCTGGAACCGACTACGCAAGCGGCTGGGTGGCGACCTGGACGGCAATCGCGTGCTGCGTACGTACGCCAGACTGTGCATCGCCTCGGTGCCGGCTGCGCTGCTCAGCGGCGCTGCCTGCTACGGCATCGCCCACTCGCTCGGCCAGGGCGTCCTCGGCTCCTTCGCGGCCCTGATCGCAGGTGGCGCGGTGCTGCTAGGGGTCTTCTTCGTCGCTGCTCGCCGCATGCGCATCGAGGAACTGAACTCGCTGGTCGGCATGGTGCGAGGGCGCCTGGGACGCTGA
- a CDS encoding serine/threonine protein kinase: MAERSTAAVDVADNSGDEPLTAKADQSTADGVAKNRERDTEDVEAQGSGGTESPGKASPPELHSGHKLARRYRLEECVTRLDGFSSWRAVDEKLRRAVGVHLLPAEHSRARSVLAAARSSALLGDPRFVQVLDAVEENDLVYVVHEWLPDATELSTLLASGPLDVYDASQMVSQISSAMAAAHREGLAHLRLNPNAVLRTSTGQWRIRGLAVNAALRGISSETPQRTDTEAIGALLYAALTQRWPYESDAYGLSGLPKDIGLIAPDQVRAGVHRGLSELSMRALANDGATASRHESPCTTPEELVKAIAEMPRIRPPEPTFTAPPDYQRTTYQQGTYGRPSAHPGATQPVAAPPPPLQTRTGKALKWAVSALLIAALGLGSWQLADALMDQGNKSDDTGNTQTTDGDDKNSTAPKPVKTLSIERASEFVAKGDPQHPGDVAKTYDGNPSTYWKTSTFLQGPSLAPYKPGVGIVYDLGSAQEVSSAGIGLRYSGNHTTAKLYASDSLTPSSLDSMKEIGSVTTNGTTATVKVTKPVKTQYVLVWLTAVPYSAADPSAYSKAGYKQAITDVKFTG; this comes from the coding sequence GTGGCGGAACGGAGCACGGCTGCCGTCGACGTGGCAGACAACAGCGGCGACGAGCCGCTGACCGCCAAGGCGGACCAGTCCACGGCCGACGGGGTGGCCAAGAACCGGGAGCGGGACACGGAAGACGTCGAGGCACAGGGGAGTGGCGGGACCGAGAGTCCCGGGAAGGCGTCACCGCCGGAGCTGCACAGTGGCCACAAGCTCGCCAGACGGTACCGCCTTGAGGAGTGCGTCACCCGTCTGGACGGATTCAGCAGTTGGCGTGCCGTGGACGAGAAACTGCGGCGTGCCGTCGGCGTCCACCTCTTGCCCGCGGAGCACTCGCGGGCCCGTTCGGTGCTGGCCGCGGCCCGCTCCTCCGCGCTGCTGGGCGATCCGCGCTTCGTCCAAGTCCTCGACGCCGTCGAGGAGAACGACCTTGTCTACGTCGTCCACGAGTGGCTGCCGGACGCCACCGAGCTGTCCACACTGCTGGCCTCCGGCCCACTGGACGTGTACGACGCCTCCCAGATGGTCAGCCAGATCTCCTCCGCCATGGCCGCCGCCCACCGCGAGGGCTTGGCGCACCTTCGGCTGAACCCGAACGCCGTCCTACGCACCTCGACCGGCCAGTGGCGCATCCGCGGCCTCGCCGTGAACGCGGCACTGCGCGGCATCAGTTCCGAGACCCCGCAGCGCACCGACACGGAGGCGATCGGTGCCCTGCTGTACGCGGCGCTCACCCAGCGCTGGCCGTACGAGAGCGACGCCTACGGTCTGTCCGGCCTGCCCAAGGACATCGGTCTCATCGCCCCCGACCAGGTGCGCGCGGGGGTCCACCGCGGTCTGTCCGAGCTCTCCATGCGGGCACTCGCCAACGACGGCGCCACCGCATCGCGCCACGAGTCCCCGTGCACCACGCCGGAGGAACTGGTCAAGGCGATCGCCGAGATGCCTCGCATCCGTCCGCCGGAGCCCACGTTCACCGCCCCGCCGGACTACCAGCGCACGACGTACCAGCAGGGCACGTACGGCCGCCCGTCCGCGCACCCGGGTGCCACGCAGCCGGTCGCCGCCCCGCCGCCCCCGCTGCAGACCCGTACCGGCAAGGCGTTGAAGTGGGCTGTCTCGGCCCTCCTCATCGCCGCGCTGGGGTTGGGCAGTTGGCAGCTGGCGGACGCGCTGATGGATCAGGGCAACAAGTCCGACGACACCGGCAACACGCAGACGACCGACGGGGACGACAAGAACAGCACCGCTCCCAAGCCGGTCAAGACACTGAGCATCGAGCGCGCCAGCGAGTTCGTGGCGAAGGGCGACCCCCAGCATCCGGGCGACGTCGCCAAGACGTACGACGGCAACCCGTCGACGTACTGGAAGACAAGCACCTTCCTGCAGGGACCGTCCCTCGCGCCCTACAAGCCGGGCGTGGGCATCGTCTACGACCTCGGTTCGGCGCAGGAGGTCTCCAGTGCCGGCATCGGGCTTCGCTACTCCGGCAATCACACGACGGCCAAGCTGTACGCTTCCGACTCGCTGACACCGTCCTCGCTGGACTCGATGAAGGAGATCGGCAGCGTCACCACGAACGGCACCACGGCCACGGTGAAGGTCACCAAGCCGGTGAAGACGCAGTACGTGCTCGTATGGCTCACTGCTGTGCCGTACTCGGCAGCGGATCCGAGCGCGTACAGCAAGGCCGGCTACAAGCAGGCCATCACCGACGTGAAGTTCACTGGCTGA
- the sigM gene encoding RNA polymerase sigma factor SigM: protein MADDTAYGDTSDQDLLALHVEGDPEAFGEIVRRHRDRLWAVALRTLGDREEAADAVQDALMSAYRAAHTFRGQSAVTTWLHRITVNACLDRARKAASRKTSPVDDTERLEQLLEPHESASAPAERNDLHRQLLEALGTLPPDQRAALVLVDMQGYPVAEAARVLDVPTGTVKSRCARGRARLLPLLTHLRPHNTGGGRDAGSGRNRTQGTSVPPAAGPRETGPPDAGPDDSAAVKGGGGRA, encoded by the coding sequence ATGGCAGATGACACCGCGTACGGCGACACGAGCGATCAGGACCTCCTGGCTCTCCACGTAGAAGGCGATCCCGAGGCGTTCGGTGAGATCGTGCGGCGACACCGCGACCGGCTCTGGGCAGTGGCCCTGCGGACGCTGGGGGACCGCGAGGAGGCCGCTGACGCCGTCCAGGACGCCCTCATGTCGGCGTACCGGGCCGCCCACACCTTCCGGGGCCAGTCGGCCGTCACGACCTGGCTGCACCGGATCACGGTGAACGCCTGTCTTGACCGTGCGCGCAAGGCGGCCTCCCGCAAGACGTCGCCGGTCGACGACACCGAGCGCCTGGAGCAGCTGCTGGAGCCGCACGAGTCGGCCTCGGCACCCGCGGAGCGCAATGATCTCCACCGTCAGCTGTTGGAGGCGCTGGGCACCCTTCCGCCCGACCAGCGCGCCGCGCTCGTCCTCGTGGACATGCAGGGCTATCCGGTCGCGGAAGCCGCTCGCGTGCTCGACGTGCCGACCGGGACGGTGAAGAGTCGCTGTGCCCGAGGCCGAGCCAGACTCCTGCCTCTCCTCACCCATCTGCGGCCGCACAACACCGGGGGCGGCAGAGATGCGGGCTCGGGGCGGAACCGGACGCAGGGGACATCCGTCCCACCCGCAGCGGGACCGCGTGAGACGGGTCCCCCGGATGCAGGGCCAGACGATTCAGCTGCTGTGAAGGGCGGAGGTGGGCGAGCGTGA